One part of the Lentimicrobiaceae bacterium genome encodes these proteins:
- a CDS encoding bifunctional UDP-3-O-[3-hydroxymyristoyl] N-acetylglucosamine deacetylase/3-hydroxyacyl-ACP dehydratase, with protein MNPKQRTIKNPVSVKGAGLHTGKEVTLTFVPAHENHGYKFKRIDLEGEPIIEALAEYVVDTSRGTTLKFNDVHVMTIEHALAALVGLGIDNALIELDGEETPILDGSARFYIEALEKAGIVEQNIEREYFEITSNISYSNVEKKVEMLAVPCEDYRLSVMIDYASSVLGTQNASLNSIIDFSTQIAPCRTFVFLHELEYLIQNNLIKGGDLNNAIVFVNRIISQKELDRLATFFNKPRVEVLKEGILNNIELRFNNEPARHKLLDVIGDLALVGMPMKGHIYATRPGHSTNVEFAKIIRQHLREDLKTPKVPRFDLNKPPLFDINGIKKLLPHRPPFLFIDKIMEMSDSHVIGVKNVTMNESFFVGHFPDEPVMPGVLQIEAMAQTGGILVLNTVPDPENYITLFMKISDVRFRHKVVPGDTVVFDMHLVTPIRRGICHMKGTAYVGNKIVMEAEMLAQIARKK; from the coding sequence ATGAACCCTAAACAACGAACCATTAAAAATCCAGTATCGGTAAAAGGTGCCGGATTGCATACAGGGAAAGAAGTAACACTTACATTTGTTCCTGCCCACGAAAATCATGGCTACAAATTTAAACGGATTGACCTTGAAGGTGAGCCTATTATAGAAGCTCTTGCCGAATACGTGGTTGATACATCCCGGGGAACTACTTTAAAGTTTAATGATGTTCATGTAATGACCATTGAGCATGCGCTTGCTGCCCTGGTGGGATTAGGAATTGACAATGCCCTGATAGAACTCGATGGCGAAGAAACACCCATCCTCGACGGAAGTGCCCGCTTTTATATTGAAGCCCTCGAAAAAGCAGGTATTGTTGAACAAAATATCGAAAGAGAATATTTTGAAATAACATCCAACATCAGCTATTCCAATGTAGAAAAAAAAGTGGAGATGCTAGCCGTCCCCTGCGAAGATTACCGCCTTTCGGTGATGATTGACTATGCTTCCAGCGTATTAGGCACACAAAATGCTAGTTTGAACAGTATTATTGATTTTTCAACACAGATTGCCCCTTGCCGTACCTTTGTATTCTTACACGAACTGGAATATCTTATTCAGAATAATCTTATCAAAGGTGGAGATTTGAACAATGCCATTGTTTTTGTAAACCGTATAATCAGTCAGAAAGAACTCGACCGGCTGGCTACTTTCTTCAATAAACCCCGCGTGGAAGTACTGAAAGAAGGCATACTCAACAATATCGAACTGCGGTTCAACAACGAACCTGCCCGCCATAAATTACTTGACGTGATAGGCGATCTTGCCCTGGTAGGCATGCCAATGAAAGGACATATTTACGCAACCCGTCCCGGACATAGTACCAACGTTGAATTTGCTAAAATTATCCGTCAGCACCTTCGTGAAGATTTGAAAACACCCAAGGTACCCCGTTTCGACCTTAATAAGCCTCCTCTGTTCGACATTAATGGCATAAAAAAGTTATTACCTCATCGTCCTCCGTTTCTTTTTATTGATAAAATAATGGAAATGAGCGATAGTCATGTTATTGGGGTGAAAAACGTTACAATGAACGAAAGTTTTTTTGTAGGACATTTTCCTGACGAACCTGTTATGCCCGGCGTACTTCAGATAGAGGCTATGGCGCAAACCGGAGGAATCTTGGTGCTTAATACTGTTCCTGATCCTGAAAACTATATCACACTTTTTATGAAAATCAGTGATGTGCGTTTTCGTCATAAAGTAGTGCCCGGCGATACCGTGGTTTTCGACATGCACCTTGTAACCCCTATACGAAGAGGAATATGCCATATGAAAGGCACAGCCTATGTAGGCAATAAAATAGTAATGGAAGCAGAAATGCTTGCCCAGATTGCAAGAAAAAAATAA
- the lpxD gene encoding UDP-3-O-(3-hydroxymyristoyl)glucosamine N-acyltransferase, with product MRFTAKEIATLLNGKIEGNAEISVSKLAKIEQGEPMSLSFLANAKYTPFIYNTHSSIVIVDGNFKPEKPVPCTLIWVEDAYAAFARLLELYNQIQLNKSGISEKAHVPASTKLGNNVYIGEFSVIGNNVELGENVKIYPLCYIGDNVKIGDNTTIFASVKIYSDNIIGKHCTLHSGVVIGADGFGFAPQEGSDYKKVPQIGNVIIENNVEIGANTTIDRATLGSTLIRNGVKLDNLIQVAHNVEIGENTVIAAQTGISGSTKIGSNCMVAGQVGFVGHITIANNVKIGAQSGVPGNVTKEGQIVLGSPADDIGNARKSIVLYRNLPKLAERIQALEKEIRQLKEKK from the coding sequence ATGAGATTTACTGCCAAAGAAATAGCTACACTTTTAAACGGGAAGATTGAAGGCAATGCCGAAATTTCGGTAAGCAAGCTTGCTAAAATAGAACAAGGAGAACCTATGTCGCTGAGCTTTTTAGCCAATGCAAAATATACTCCCTTTATTTACAATACACATTCTTCCATTGTAATTGTAGATGGTAATTTTAAGCCTGAGAAACCGGTGCCCTGCACTTTAATTTGGGTAGAAGATGCCTATGCAGCTTTTGCCCGCCTACTCGAGTTATACAACCAGATTCAACTGAACAAGTCCGGAATTTCAGAAAAAGCACATGTACCTGCTTCTACAAAACTGGGTAACAATGTGTATATTGGCGAATTCAGTGTGATAGGAAATAATGTGGAACTGGGTGAAAATGTAAAAATTTACCCTCTCTGTTATATTGGTGATAATGTTAAGATTGGTGATAATACAACCATTTTTGCCAGTGTAAAAATTTATTCCGACAATATAATTGGGAAGCATTGTACATTGCATTCCGGGGTAGTTATCGGTGCCGATGGTTTTGGCTTTGCACCCCAGGAAGGCAGCGACTATAAAAAAGTGCCACAGATAGGAAATGTTATTATAGAAAATAACGTGGAAATAGGTGCAAATACTACTATTGATCGTGCAACGCTGGGGTCAACCTTGATAAGAAACGGTGTGAAACTGGATAATCTTATTCAGGTTGCACATAATGTTGAGATTGGAGAAAATACAGTAATTGCCGCGCAAACAGGTATCTCCGGCTCTACGAAAATAGGGAGCAATTGTATGGTTGCCGGGCAAGTAGGTTTTGTCGGGCATATAACCATTGCCAATAATGTGAAAATTGGTGCCCAATCGGGTGTGCCGGGCAATGTAACAAAAGAAGGACAAATTGTGCTGGGCTCACCTGCCGATGATATAGGCAATGCCCGCAAATCCATAGTACTGTATCGTAATTTGCCAAAACTGGCGGAAAGAATACAAGCTCTTGAAAAGGAAATCAGGCAACTGAAAGAAAAAAAATAA
- a CDS encoding HD domain-containing protein produces the protein MNDPIYGFVTIPNELVFDVIEHPWFQRLRRIQQLGMTSLVYPGALHTRFSHALGAMHLMGMAVETLRLKGFNLSPQEAEAAILAILLHDIGHGPYSHATENCLVFDVTHEDLSEMYIQRLNVIFSGALSQALSVFNNTFHKKILHQLVSGQLDMDRLDYLKRDSFFTGVSEGVINTDRIIAMLTVNNDRLMVEAKGIYSIEKFIMARRLMYWQVYLHKTVLSAENMLIHILHRARQLCESGEKLNVSPALATFLCRRITKPDFISNPDMLGIFAQLDDSDILSAIKGWILHSDPVLSLLSSHLIHRNLFAIELQNRPFDKDYIEKIGKKICSVMDVNIADSDYFVYSGSVTNNAYNPMKDTILLLYRNGEVKDIAQATDQLNISALQPSDTKYFLCYPKEIRELL, from the coding sequence ATGAACGACCCCATTTACGGGTTTGTTACAATTCCTAATGAGTTGGTATTTGATGTAATAGAACATCCATGGTTTCAACGGCTCAGGAGGATACAACAGTTGGGAATGACAAGTCTTGTGTATCCGGGGGCATTGCATACACGTTTTTCACATGCATTGGGGGCTATGCACCTTATGGGCATGGCTGTGGAGACATTACGTTTAAAAGGGTTTAACCTGTCGCCGCAGGAGGCGGAAGCTGCTATCCTCGCTATATTGCTACACGACATAGGGCACGGACCTTACAGCCATGCAACGGAAAATTGCCTGGTATTTGATGTTACGCACGAAGACCTTTCGGAGATGTATATACAACGGTTGAATGTAATATTCTCAGGGGCGCTTTCGCAGGCTTTGTCTGTTTTTAACAATACTTTCCATAAAAAGATTCTGCACCAATTGGTTTCAGGACAATTAGACATGGATCGCCTTGATTACCTGAAACGCGACAGTTTTTTTACGGGGGTCTCGGAAGGAGTTATCAATACCGACCGTATCATCGCGATGCTTACCGTGAATAACGACAGGTTAATGGTAGAAGCCAAAGGCATTTATTCCATCGAAAAATTTATCATGGCAAGGCGGCTGATGTATTGGCAGGTATATTTGCACAAGACGGTACTCAGTGCCGAAAATATGCTCATTCATATCCTTCACCGGGCAAGACAACTTTGCGAAAGCGGTGAAAAACTCAATGTTTCCCCAGCTTTAGCGACATTTCTCTGCCGGAGAATCACGAAACCGGATTTTATTTCCAACCCCGACATGCTTGGTATTTTTGCCCAACTCGACGACAGCGATATCCTTTCTGCCATAAAAGGGTGGATTCTCCATTCCGACCCTGTTTTATCCTTGCTTAGTAGCCATCTTATCCACCGGAATCTCTTTGCTATCGAGTTGCAAAACCGTCCTTTCGACAAAGATTATATTGAAAAAATCGGAAAGAAGATATGCAGTGTAATGGATGTAAATATTGCGGATTCAGACTATTTTGTTTATTCGGGAAGTGTAACCAATAATGCATATAATCCGATGAAAGACACTATTCTTTTACTGTATCGTAATGGTGAAGTGAAAGACATAGCCCAGGCAACTGACCAACTCAATATTTCGGCACTTCAACCTTCCGATACCAAGTATTTTCTTTGTTATCCTAAAGAAATCAGGGAATTATTGTGA
- a CDS encoding PglZ domain-containing protein, with the protein MEKVNILWVDDEIDLLKPHIIFLQQKGYEVFTSNNGNDVLEILKTQPFDIVFLDENMPGLSGIETLALIKANSPHLPVVMITKSEEESIMEDAIGSNIADYLIKPVNPNQIILCLKKNLENKKIISEKTTIAYQQEFRNIGMEITNKLTHREWVDVYKKLTMWELKLQQSQDDSISEVLKLQKNEANQVFSKFIENNYLQWLKGTSADRPVLSHTLIREKVFPLLNSNTALFMIVIDNLRYDQWKVLQPILEEYYRVENDEIYYSILPTVTQYARNAMFAGLLPAEIEKKYPQYWMEEGEEGTKNQYESELLSELLKRFGKDIKYSYTKILNLNSGRKLVESLSNLLVNKFNVIVYNFVDMLSHARTEMEVIRELADDEPAYRSLTLSWFNHSPLFEILRYLAEKKINVVITTDHGSVRVNNPVKIIGDKNTNTNLRYKTGRSLNYNPREVFEVRDPYQAYLPKTNVSSAYAFCRRNDYFAYPNNYNYFVNYYRNTFQHGGISIEEMLIPFITLKPK; encoded by the coding sequence ATGGAAAAAGTAAACATCCTTTGGGTTGACGATGAAATAGACTTGCTAAAGCCACACATTATCTTTTTACAACAAAAAGGATACGAGGTATTTACATCGAACAATGGGAACGACGTTCTAGAAATTCTGAAGACACAGCCTTTCGATATTGTTTTTTTAGACGAAAATATGCCCGGCTTGTCGGGTATTGAAACCCTGGCACTTATCAAGGCAAATTCTCCGCATCTCCCGGTAGTGATGATTACAAAAAGCGAAGAAGAAAGTATTATGGAAGATGCTATAGGGTCAAACATAGCCGACTATCTGATCAAACCAGTGAATCCCAACCAGATAATATTATGTTTGAAAAAAAATCTGGAAAATAAAAAAATTATTAGCGAAAAAACCACCATAGCTTACCAGCAGGAATTCCGGAACATTGGCATGGAAATCACCAATAAGCTCACGCATAGAGAATGGGTTGATGTTTATAAAAAACTCACAATGTGGGAGTTGAAATTACAACAATCGCAGGACGACAGCATAAGCGAAGTATTGAAATTACAGAAAAACGAAGCCAACCAGGTTTTTTCTAAATTTATTGAAAACAACTACCTCCAATGGCTAAAGGGAACTTCCGCCGACCGTCCCGTGCTTTCACACACCTTAATCCGCGAAAAAGTATTCCCACTACTTAACAGCAATACTGCGCTGTTTATGATCGTGATTGACAACCTGCGCTACGACCAGTGGAAAGTTTTGCAACCTATCCTCGAAGAATATTACCGGGTAGAAAACGATGAAATATATTACAGTATCCTTCCTACTGTTACTCAATATGCCCGCAATGCCATGTTTGCCGGATTACTGCCCGCAGAGATTGAAAAAAAGTATCCCCAATACTGGATGGAAGAAGGTGAAGAAGGCACCAAAAATCAATACGAAAGCGAACTGTTATCGGAATTGCTGAAACGGTTCGGGAAAGACATCAAATATTCCTATACAAAAATATTAAATCTGAACTCTGGCAGAAAGCTGGTAGAATCGCTATCTAATCTATTGGTAAACAAATTCAATGTGATAGTTTACAATTTTGTGGACATGCTTTCGCATGCCCGCACCGAGATGGAAGTGATTCGTGAGCTTGCCGACGACGAACCGGCTTATCGTTCGCTCACCCTTTCCTGGTTTAACCACTCCCCACTTTTCGAAATTCTGCGCTACCTGGCAGAAAAAAAGATTAATGTGGTGATTACCACCGATCATGGGTCAGTACGGGTAAACAACCCTGTAAAAATCATCGGAGATAAAAACACCAATACCAATCTCCGCTACAAAACCGGACGCAGCCTGAATTATAATCCCAGAGAAGTGTTTGAAGTGAGGGATCCTTACCAGGCTTATCTTCCGAAAACCAATGTGAGTTCGGCTTATGCATTTTGCCGTCGCAACGACTATTTTGCCTATCCCAATAATTACAATTACTTTGTGAATTATTACCGCAACACTTTTCAGCATGGAGGAATTTCCATCGAAGAAATGTTGATCCCATTTATTACGCTAAAACCCAAATAA
- the tsaE gene encoding tRNA (adenosine(37)-N6)-threonylcarbamoyltransferase complex ATPase subunit type 1 TsaE translates to MKIICKTPDDLLPAAHVLLETFPQNRVFAFQGEMGAGKTTFIKIICHLLGSDEVVNSPTFSIINEYFTSEGTSLFHFDFYRLKKQEEAVDMGVEEYLYSGAYCFIEWPEKIHSLLPANIVKVEIKVDEIHKNRLIIF, encoded by the coding sequence ATGAAAATTATCTGCAAAACTCCTGATGACCTGCTACCGGCAGCACATGTTTTATTGGAAACATTTCCGCAAAACAGAGTTTTTGCTTTTCAGGGTGAAATGGGAGCCGGAAAAACGACCTTTATCAAAATCATTTGCCACCTGCTGGGCTCGGACGAAGTGGTAAACAGCCCAACATTTTCCATTATCAATGAATATTTTACAAGTGAAGGGACAAGCCTGTTTCATTTTGATTTTTACAGATTGAAAAAACAGGAAGAAGCTGTTGATATGGGTGTAGAGGAATATCTGTACAGCGGAGCATATTGTTTTATCGAATGGCCGGAAAAAATTCACTCCCTGTTGCCGGCAAATATCGTAAAAGTTGAAATCAAGGTTGATGAAATCCACAAAAACAGGCTAATCATTTTTTAA
- a CDS encoding alanine dehydrogenase has translation MMEEGSPTPLKFSISESLMHQTEMLEVAKQQCRLSIGIPSETSIHENRVGLIPEAVGLLVQNGHTVFVQSDAGRMACFTDNEYLEQGATIVHSAREVFQADIVLKIAPVSAQEMEYLKPRQILISSLQISAQNEIYFRQLMAKKVTAIAFEFIRDKTRTLPVIRAMSEIVGNTCIFLAAKYLSDPEYGKGIMFGGFSGITPTEVVIIGAGTVGEFAARAAIGMGALIKVFDNSIYKLRRIQNNLNSRVFTSIINSRLLADSLKTADVVIAAFRSANGRSPLIVTDSMVKNMKEGSVIMDISIDQGGCIETSYITNHTNPAFKKYGVTHYCVPNIASQVPHTASLALSNFFSPVLLRAGDEGGMENLLKNEAGLRMGVYIYNSILTNQVIGKEFNIPSQDVDLLMTSWG, from the coding sequence ATGATGGAAGAAGGTTCCCCTACCCCACTGAAATTCTCCATTTCCGAATCGTTGATGCACCAGACAGAAATGCTGGAAGTTGCAAAACAGCAATGCAGGCTTTCCATTGGAATTCCCAGTGAGACCTCCATACATGAAAACCGTGTGGGACTAATCCCGGAAGCAGTGGGTTTGCTTGTGCAAAACGGACATACCGTATTTGTACAATCCGATGCAGGCAGGATGGCTTGTTTCACCGATAATGAATACCTTGAACAAGGTGCGACCATAGTACATTCAGCCAGAGAAGTTTTTCAGGCAGACATCGTTTTAAAAATTGCTCCTGTTTCGGCACAAGAAATGGAATATCTGAAACCCCGGCAAATTCTGATTTCTTCGTTGCAGATTTCAGCACAAAATGAGATATATTTCCGGCAACTGATGGCTAAAAAAGTAACGGCTATCGCTTTCGAGTTTATACGGGATAAAACCCGTACCCTGCCCGTTATCCGTGCCATGAGCGAAATCGTAGGAAATACCTGTATATTTCTTGCAGCAAAATATTTAAGCGATCCCGAGTACGGAAAAGGCATCATGTTCGGCGGCTTTTCGGGAATAACACCCACCGAAGTAGTCATCATTGGAGCTGGCACCGTAGGCGAATTTGCTGCCCGCGCCGCCATAGGGATGGGTGCCTTGATAAAAGTATTCGATAATTCGATATACAAACTCCGTAGAATACAAAATAACCTGAATAGCAGGGTATTTACTTCCATTATCAACTCCCGTCTTCTTGCCGATTCGTTGAAAACCGCCGATGTGGTGATTGCAGCATTCCGTTCAGCAAACGGACGTTCGCCATTGATAGTTACTGACAGCATGGTGAAAAACATGAAAGAAGGTTCGGTAATCATGGACATCAGCATTGATCAGGGAGGTTGTATTGAAACTTCATACATTACCAATCATACAAACCCTGCATTTAAAAAGTACGGAGTTACCCATTATTGCGTTCCCAACATTGCATCGCAGGTACCGCATACGGCTTCGCTTGCTCTGAGCAATTTCTTTTCCCCGGTTCTGTTACGTGCCGGTGATGAAGGCGGAATGGAAAACTTATTGAAAAATGAAGCCGGGTTACGAATGGGGGTGTATATTTATAATTCTATACTTACCAATCAGGTAATTGGGAAAGAATTCAACATCCCATCACAGGATGTTGATCTTCTGATGACTTCGTGGGGATAA
- a CDS encoding MerR family transcriptional regulator has translation MSASNYSINDLERLTGIKAHTIRMWEKRYQVVKPMRTSGNIRYYSDTQLRRLLNISLLLRNGFKISKTARLSDEVLNEKVLSISFDASNSDSQIENLIIAMMELDEKKFEKTIANASISLGFENTILNIIYPFFDKVGVLWQVGNINPAQEHFISNLLRQKLIVAIDGQISPITAQSKRFLLFLPEGEWHELGLLFYAYIIRKNGHKLIYLGQSVPFNNLLEIGKVKPPDVLVTSLSAPKTEKEIAAYFQQLHDAFPKVPIFVSGLQMADYNLPLPENVSVMKTLQDFKFFLNQ, from the coding sequence ATGTCTGCAAGTAATTATTCAATCAACGATCTGGAAAGATTAACCGGAATAAAAGCACATACTATTCGTATGTGGGAAAAGAGATACCAGGTGGTGAAGCCCATGCGAACTTCGGGGAATATCCGGTATTACAGTGACACTCAACTCCGGCGTTTGCTGAATATTTCCTTGCTGTTACGAAATGGGTTTAAAATTTCTAAAACTGCCCGGCTTAGTGATGAAGTATTGAATGAAAAAGTATTGAGCATTTCATTCGATGCAAGTAACAGCGACAGCCAGATTGAGAATCTCATCATTGCTATGATGGAACTTGATGAAAAAAAATTTGAAAAAACCATTGCCAACGCATCCATCAGCCTCGGGTTTGAAAACACCATTCTGAATATCATCTATCCGTTTTTTGATAAGGTAGGTGTGCTATGGCAGGTGGGTAATATCAATCCTGCACAGGAGCATTTTATATCAAACCTTCTCCGCCAAAAACTTATTGTGGCTATTGACGGGCAAATTTCGCCAATTACTGCTCAATCCAAACGTTTTTTGCTGTTTCTTCCCGAAGGTGAATGGCACGAATTGGGCTTACTCTTTTATGCATATATCATCCGGAAAAACGGGCACAAGCTTATTTATCTTGGGCAGTCGGTTCCCTTTAATAACCTCTTGGAGATAGGAAAAGTGAAACCTCCCGATGTTTTGGTAACTTCTTTAAGTGCACCAAAAACCGAAAAAGAAATTGCAGCGTATTTTCAACAGTTGCACGATGCATTTCCGAAAGTACCCATATTTGTCAGTGGATTACAAATGGCGGATTACAATCTGCCATTGCCTGAAAATGTTAGTGTAATGAAAACTCTTCAGGACTTTAAATTCTTTCTGAACCAATAG
- the alaS gene encoding alanine--tRNA ligase has protein sequence MNASQIRQTFLDFFNSKQHQIVSSAPMVVKNDPTLMFTNAGMNQFKDIFLGNSPVKYLRIANTQKCLRVSGKHNDLEEVGHDTYHHTMFEMLGNWSFGDYFKKEAIAWAWELLTGVYKMDKSRLYVTVFGGDKNDGMSVDMEAFNFWKAIVPEDRILLGSKKDNFWEMGETGPCGPCSEIHVDIRSDEERKKTDGKNLVNTGNPLVIEIWNLVFIEYNRMADGSLVPLPAKHVDTGMGFERLCMVLQGKQSNYDTGVFQPIIREIANISHKNYGEDVKNDIAMRVIADHLRAIAFAIADGQLPSNNKAGYVIRRILRRAVRYGYTFLDFREPFITKLIPLLVQQMSASFPELKARQELIEKVIAEEENSFLRTLSNGIQKFQQYIESRSGKQFIEGDFAFELFDTYGFPIDLTQLMAREIGCDVDMQGFSKGLEQQKERSRQAATVDTEDWAMLKSSKEETQFVGYDTLETESEIMKYRKIKTKGKEFYQLVLDQTPFYAESGGQVGDSGWLICGDEKIEINDTKKENNLVVHISNSLPKDVNGTFTAMVNAEKRRLTADNHSATHLLHFALRQVLGNHVEQKGSMVDDERLRFDFSHFAKMTEEEILAVEKVVNKLIRSNIPLDEHRNLPISKAKEMGAMALFGEKYGDHVRVIRFGESVELCGGTHVSATGTIGMIKIISEGAIAAGVRRIEAITADKAEEYYNSQHLLLEEVKALLKNTKDIFKSINSLLEENASLQKQVEEFTHEKVKQLAKELIAKAKAINDIQVVEYYPEKDVDANFVKDLAYEVKNSNGNFLFCGGTIFQGKPALTLSVSDELIKGKQINAGSIIRELAKEIQGGGGGQPFFATAGGKKTEGLKNIPQKLREILL, from the coding sequence ATGAACGCATCACAGATAAGGCAAACCTTTCTCGATTTTTTTAATTCTAAGCAACATCAGATAGTATCATCGGCACCCATGGTGGTAAAAAACGACCCTACCCTTATGTTTACCAATGCCGGCATGAACCAGTTTAAGGACATTTTCCTTGGAAATTCGCCGGTAAAATATCTGCGTATTGCAAATACACAGAAATGTTTGCGTGTTTCCGGAAAACATAACGACCTGGAAGAAGTAGGGCACGACACTTACCATCATACCATGTTTGAGATGCTTGGTAACTGGTCGTTTGGCGATTATTTTAAGAAAGAAGCCATTGCATGGGCATGGGAACTGCTTACCGGCGTTTATAAAATGGATAAAAGCCGTTTGTATGTTACCGTTTTTGGTGGTGATAAAAACGATGGAATGTCGGTTGACATGGAAGCTTTTAACTTTTGGAAAGCTATAGTTCCGGAAGATCGTATTCTCTTGGGCTCTAAAAAAGATAATTTTTGGGAAATGGGAGAAACCGGTCCCTGCGGTCCTTGTTCCGAAATCCACGTGGACATTCGCAGCGACGAAGAACGCAAGAAAACTGACGGAAAAAACCTTGTAAATACCGGAAATCCATTGGTAATCGAAATCTGGAACCTGGTCTTCATTGAATATAACCGCATGGCAGATGGTAGTTTAGTTCCACTGCCTGCAAAGCATGTTGACACCGGAATGGGTTTCGAGCGCCTTTGCATGGTGCTACAAGGCAAACAATCTAATTATGATACCGGTGTTTTTCAGCCTATTATACGCGAAATAGCCAATATTTCTCATAAAAATTACGGCGAAGATGTTAAAAACGACATCGCAATGCGTGTTATTGCCGATCATTTGCGTGCCATTGCTTTTGCCATTGCCGACGGGCAACTTCCTTCCAACAACAAAGCAGGCTATGTTATCCGACGGATTCTGCGTCGCGCTGTTCGTTACGGTTATACATTTCTCGATTTTCGGGAGCCATTTATCACTAAGCTGATTCCTTTGTTGGTGCAACAAATGAGTGCTTCTTTTCCTGAGTTAAAAGCCAGACAAGAGCTTATTGAAAAAGTAATCGCCGAAGAAGAGAATTCTTTCCTTCGCACTTTGTCCAACGGCATTCAAAAATTTCAGCAGTACATCGAAAGTCGTTCCGGCAAACAGTTTATCGAAGGCGATTTTGCTTTTGAACTCTTCGACACTTACGGTTTTCCGATTGACCTCACGCAACTGATGGCTCGTGAAATAGGTTGTGACGTTGACATGCAGGGTTTTTCCAAAGGTCTGGAACAACAGAAAGAGCGTTCGCGCCAGGCGGCTACCGTAGATACCGAAGATTGGGCGATGCTGAAAAGCAGCAAGGAAGAAACCCAGTTTGTTGGCTACGACACGTTGGAAACAGAATCGGAAATCATGAAATACCGTAAGATAAAAACCAAAGGAAAAGAGTTTTATCAGTTAGTTTTGGATCAAACTCCTTTTTATGCCGAAAGTGGCGGACAGGTTGGCGACAGCGGGTGGCTTATCTGTGGGGACGAAAAAATCGAAATTAACGATACTAAAAAAGAAAATAACCTGGTTGTTCATATAAGTAACTCACTTCCAAAGGATGTAAATGGTACATTCACGGCAATGGTGAATGCAGAAAAAAGAAGGCTTACTGCCGATAACCATTCCGCTACCCACTTACTGCATTTTGCTCTTCGCCAGGTTTTAGGCAATCATGTGGAACAAAAAGGTTCGATGGTGGACGACGAAAGGTTGCGTTTCGACTTTTCACATTTTGCTAAAATGACAGAGGAAGAAATTCTTGCCGTAGAAAAGGTTGTAAATAAGCTCATTCGTAGCAACATTCCTCTCGACGAACATCGTAATCTTCCTATTTCCAAAGCTAAAGAAATGGGTGCAATGGCTTTGTTTGGCGAAAAATATGGCGACCATGTCCGTGTGATTCGTTTTGGCGAATCCGTTGAGTTGTGTGGTGGCACACACGTTTCTGCTACCGGAACCATCGGGATGATAAAAATAATATCCGAAGGAGCCATTGCTGCAGGCGTTCGCAGGATTGAAGCAATTACTGCCGACAAAGCCGAAGAATATTACAATAGCCAGCATTTGCTGCTGGAAGAAGTTAAAGCTTTGTTAAAGAATACCAAAGACATTTTCAAAAGCATCAATAGCTTGTTGGAAGAAAATGCTTCACTGCAAAAGCAGGTAGAAGAATTTACCCATGAAAAAGTAAAACAACTGGCAAAGGAATTAATCGCTAAAGCTAAAGCCATAAACGATATACAAGTAGTTGAATACTACCCCGAAAAGGATGTGGATGCCAATTTTGTAAAAGATTTGGCCTATGAAGTAAAAAACTCCAACGGTAATTTTTTATTCTGCGGAGGCACCATCTTTCAGGGAAAACCGGCTTTAACCCTTTCCGTTTCTGATGAATTAATAAAAGGAAAACAGATCAATGCCGGAAGCATAATCCGGGAGCTTGCCAAAGAAATTCAGGGTGGAGGCGGTGGACAACCATTTTTTGCAACTGCCGGCGGAAAAAAAACGGAAGGTCTGAAAAATATTCCCCAGAAATTAAGAGAAATTTTGCTGTAA